From Armatimonadota bacterium, the proteins below share one genomic window:
- a CDS encoding SDR family NAD(P)-dependent oxidoreductase, whose product MKQVLITGASSGIGAETAILLAEHGYELILTARRDHLLRELALKCEELGALRADAIAGDILDVAVNPRLADLLKGEGEIVLVNNAGVAEGGGYAESDWTGIEKQMATNLLGPMAVTRAVLPSMLAAGRGLIVNVASIAARTVFPGSAVYSASKAGLVQFGACIREEYRRHGIRVTNILPGATDTPIWGGDTGQGPPREKMLRARAVADAIAWVVALHPDRVVEEMTVTPPDGVL is encoded by the coding sequence GTGAAACAAGTCCTTATCACCGGGGCCAGCAGTGGAATCGGGGCGGAAACGGCAATCCTGTTGGCCGAGCACGGCTATGAACTCATCTTGACCGCTCGGCGGGATCACTTGCTGAGGGAATTGGCCCTGAAATGCGAAGAGTTGGGCGCGCTCCGGGCCGACGCCATCGCCGGCGACATCCTGGATGTGGCCGTCAACCCCCGGCTTGCCGACCTGCTGAAAGGGGAAGGTGAGATCGTCTTGGTTAACAACGCGGGGGTCGCCGAAGGAGGAGGCTACGCCGAATCGGATTGGACGGGAATTGAAAAGCAGATGGCCACCAACCTCCTCGGCCCGATGGCGGTGACCCGAGCCGTTCTCCCTTCCATGCTGGCGGCCGGCCGGGGGCTCATCGTCAACGTTGCCAGCATCGCCGCCCGCACGGTGTTCCCAGGATCGGCCGTTTACTCCGCCTCCAAAGCCGGGCTTGTCCAATTCGGCGCCTGCATCCGTGAGGAGTACCGGCGACATGGGATCCGAGTCACCAATATTCTCCCCGGCGCAACCGACACGCCGATTTGGGGGGGAGATACCGGCCAGGGCCCTCCCCGGGAAAAGATGCTCCGCGCCCGCGCCGTGGCCGACGCCATCGCCTGGGTTGTCGCGCTGCACCCGGATCGCGTCGTTGAGGAGATGACGGTCACCCCTCCGGATGGGGTTTTGTAA
- a CDS encoding 6-carboxytetrahydropterin synthase: MVTLTRKVSFSSGHRYWLKGKSEAENRSLFGAWASPFNHGHNYVLWVSAGGPVDPQNGMVVNIKWIDDVLQERVVDAFDQKSINDEIPEFASRAPSLENLLLYFRDRLQGLPGGVETTALKLEETPLLYGEWHKANDMLTITRTYEFAAAHRLDVPDLSREENLRLFGKCNNPNGHGHNYVLEVTVSGTPDEATGMMLDLSELDAVCGTEVVDRYDHRNLDQDIPEFAGKNTTSEVVAQEIFNRLDGKVPGTLQRVRLLETARNVFEVAR, translated from the coding sequence ATGGTGACACTCACCCGCAAAGTCTCGTTTTCCAGCGGGCACCGCTATTGGCTCAAAGGCAAATCCGAAGCGGAGAATCGATCCCTTTTCGGGGCATGGGCTTCGCCGTTCAACCATGGGCACAACTACGTCCTGTGGGTTTCGGCCGGGGGGCCCGTCGATCCCCAAAACGGGATGGTCGTCAACATCAAGTGGATCGATGACGTCCTTCAAGAAAGGGTTGTCGACGCCTTTGACCAAAAGTCGATCAACGACGAGATCCCCGAATTCGCGAGCCGCGCTCCCAGCCTGGAAAACCTACTGCTCTACTTCCGCGACCGACTGCAAGGCTTGCCGGGTGGGGTCGAAACCACCGCCCTGAAACTTGAAGAAACGCCCCTCCTCTATGGCGAGTGGCACAAAGCAAACGACATGTTGACAATCACCCGCACCTATGAATTCGCCGCTGCTCACCGGCTAGATGTCCCTGATCTGAGCCGCGAAGAAAACCTCCGGCTTTTTGGCAAGTGCAACAACCCCAACGGCCACGGCCACAACTATGTGTTGGAAGTGACCGTCAGCGGTACCCCTGATGAGGCCACCGGGATGATGCTCGACCTGAGCGAGTTGGATGCCGTCTGCGGAACAGAGGTCGTCGACCGATACGACCACCGGAATCTTGACCAAGACATCCCCGAATTCGCCGGCAAAAACACGACCAGCGAGGTCGTCGCCCAGGAAATCTTTAACCGCTTGGACGGCAAAGTCCCCGGAACCCTGCAACGGGTGAGACTCCTGGAAACCGCAAGGAATGTGTTTGAGGTGGCAAGGTGA
- a CDS encoding ABC transporter permease, translating to MNPALIILRVIQFTAPTCFAAIGETVGQRSGVLNIGLEGTMLTASFVAVSASAASGSPWVGLLAAVLAALALTMAQAYFTVVLATDQVVAGTAVNLFGLGLTGTLYDLATAQGRQLSQVPGFPKVAGIIDPVLLVLPVMAAAAYWLLFRTQTGLAMRAAGEYPPAVESAGFSAIRLRLLGQAFCGTCAGLSGAYLTLGISQSFVQNMTSGRGFIAIALVTFGRWKPGWVVAASMLVGFLEWLQYSVQGKSPVPIQFFLALPYLAALAVLIVVGKGTKQPQSLGIPFRRDA from the coding sequence ATGAATCCGGCCTTAATCATCTTGAGGGTCATCCAGTTCACGGCCCCGACTTGCTTTGCCGCGATCGGGGAAACGGTGGGGCAGCGGTCGGGAGTCCTCAACATCGGCCTGGAAGGGACGATGCTGACGGCCAGTTTTGTGGCGGTATCAGCGAGTGCCGCCTCTGGGTCGCCCTGGGTTGGATTGCTAGCCGCCGTCCTTGCCGCCCTGGCATTGACGATGGCCCAAGCTTATTTCACGGTTGTTCTGGCCACGGATCAGGTCGTCGCCGGCACCGCCGTCAACCTTTTTGGGTTGGGATTGACCGGAACCCTTTACGATCTGGCCACCGCGCAGGGTCGCCAATTGAGCCAGGTGCCCGGCTTTCCGAAAGTGGCCGGGATCATCGATCCCGTCCTTCTAGTTTTGCCGGTTATGGCAGCCGCTGCCTACTGGCTCTTGTTCCGAACCCAAACCGGGTTGGCCATGCGGGCCGCTGGCGAATACCCGCCAGCGGTCGAAAGCGCGGGATTTTCGGCCATCCGACTCCGCCTGCTTGGCCAAGCGTTCTGTGGCACTTGCGCCGGGCTGTCCGGTGCCTACCTAACCTTGGGGATCTCCCAAAGCTTTGTCCAAAACATGACATCCGGGCGGGGATTCATCGCGATTGCGCTCGTGACTTTCGGCCGGTGGAAGCCTGGTTGGGTGGTGGCGGCGTCCATGCTCGTCGGATTCCTCGAATGGCTCCAATATTCGGTGCAGGGCAAGTCCCCCGTTCCAATCCAGTTCTTTTTGGCATTGCCTTACCTGGCTGCGTTGGCGGTCCTGATCGTGGTCGGCAAAGGGACCAAACAACCCCAAAGCCTCGGGATACCCTTCCGGAGGGATGCCTGA
- a CDS encoding ABC transporter permease has product MKGLIQSVAVFLGMAAAIAVTLAVFGVDVGQGLGYLWQGAAVGPVAIGRTLVKATPLALCGLGIVVAWRAGMYNIGGEGQYVFGGIGGAACAKILAGVSPGGLSPLLLASGTLLGAGVGAFAGWLHVKRGVQVVISTILMNFLALFTLEWVIRGPLQEAKRQVFVTDPLPNAAMLMRFDRQSDLHVGVFATLAAATGVWLYLWHTRAGLDLRVVGGAPRAARANHIDVGRIQIGAMALSGGLCGLAGAIDYVGVTGRLADGFSQNWGFIAIPVALLGGLNPWGVLASSLYFGGLFAGSDVLKRFTPIGNSLVPAIQGLAVLAFIGVNAVFSRHQTRSGEVE; this is encoded by the coding sequence GTGAAGGGCCTGATCCAGTCGGTCGCCGTTTTCTTGGGCATGGCGGCTGCCATAGCGGTCACCTTGGCGGTGTTCGGCGTCGATGTGGGGCAGGGGCTCGGATACTTGTGGCAGGGGGCGGCCGTCGGCCCGGTCGCCATCGGCAGGACCTTGGTCAAAGCAACCCCGCTGGCCCTTTGCGGACTGGGGATCGTCGTGGCATGGCGGGCTGGGATGTACAACATCGGCGGGGAAGGCCAGTACGTATTCGGCGGCATCGGAGGTGCGGCCTGCGCCAAGATTTTGGCCGGGGTCAGCCCCGGGGGATTGTCACCCCTCCTCTTGGCTTCCGGGACTTTGCTCGGGGCAGGGGTGGGGGCATTTGCGGGGTGGCTCCATGTCAAAAGAGGGGTCCAGGTCGTCATCTCCACCATCCTCATGAACTTCTTGGCCCTCTTCACTCTGGAGTGGGTGATCCGAGGCCCGCTGCAAGAGGCGAAGAGGCAGGTCTTTGTCACCGACCCGTTGCCAAACGCCGCCATGTTGATGCGGTTCGACCGGCAATCGGACCTGCACGTCGGCGTGTTTGCGACCCTCGCCGCAGCCACGGGGGTCTGGCTCTATCTATGGCACACTCGCGCCGGGTTGGATTTGCGGGTGGTGGGCGGGGCCCCCCGGGCCGCCCGGGCCAACCACATCGATGTCGGCCGGATCCAAATCGGGGCGATGGCCCTTAGCGGGGGACTGTGCGGCCTAGCCGGCGCCATCGACTACGTCGGCGTCACGGGCCGTCTTGCCGACGGGTTCAGCCAGAACTGGGGTTTCATCGCGATCCCGGTCGCTTTGCTTGGCGGGCTCAACCCGTGGGGAGTCCTTGCCAGCAGCCTCTATTTCGGCGGGCTCTTTGCTGGATCCGATGTGCTCAAACGGTTCACGCCGATCGGGAACTCGCTGGTTCCTGCGATCCAAGGACTCGCCGTGCTCGCATTCATCGGCGTGAACGCCGTGTTCTCCCGTCATCAGACCCGGTCAGGAGAGGTGGAATGA
- a CDS encoding ABC transporter ATP-binding protein, with product MLSVQGICKTYGPVRALSQVSAEFRPGEVHAVLGENGAGKSTLMGVLAGFVTPDSGVAALDGRPLPFGKPFAIRELGIRMVHQHFMLVPQLTVLENLVLAQVAGGLGPVPSGQTGESARQKAKELGWEIDLDAFAGDLPVGAQQRVEILKALSGQSDVLILDEPTAVLSPDEAEELFAVLRRLKAEGRSVILIAHKLSEVMSVADRVTVLRKGVVVASCPISETSPGQLAEWMVGGLPPRGEATTSKPWGEAAAGAESVRIRDDRGALVVDGATLSVRRGEILGIGGVDGNGQVELAECLAGVRKPESGTVLRPQRTAYIPQDRQSDGLAMALSIEENLLIGGVPQGVCAGPFLLPGRVRAHAEGLVSEFQVKAGSPADPVSSLSGGNQQKVVVARTLGRQPDFVVAVNPTRGLDIKATSYVHSRLKEAAARGAAVILFSTDLEELAEVADSCQFMSRGILGEQFLGEAT from the coding sequence ATGCTTTCCGTCCAGGGCATTTGCAAAACCTATGGCCCGGTGCGGGCCCTCAGCCAGGTTTCGGCTGAGTTCCGCCCCGGGGAGGTGCATGCCGTACTCGGCGAGAACGGGGCCGGCAAATCGACCCTCATGGGGGTGCTGGCCGGGTTTGTCACCCCAGATTCCGGAGTCGCCGCTTTGGATGGCCGCCCGTTGCCATTCGGCAAACCGTTCGCAATCCGCGAACTGGGCATCCGCATGGTGCACCAGCACTTTATGCTTGTGCCCCAACTCACGGTTCTCGAAAATCTGGTGCTGGCCCAAGTGGCAGGGGGGCTCGGACCGGTGCCCTCCGGGCAAACCGGGGAATCGGCCCGCCAAAAAGCCAAAGAACTTGGTTGGGAAATCGACCTTGATGCATTCGCCGGAGACCTCCCCGTGGGGGCCCAGCAAAGGGTGGAGATCCTCAAAGCCCTTTCCGGCCAGTCCGATGTCCTCATCTTGGATGAACCGACGGCCGTGCTCAGCCCCGATGAAGCCGAAGAACTTTTCGCCGTCCTGCGCCGGCTCAAGGCCGAAGGGCGCTCGGTCATCCTTATCGCCCATAAACTCAGCGAAGTCATGTCGGTGGCCGACCGGGTCACGGTTCTGAGGAAAGGGGTGGTGGTGGCCTCGTGCCCAATCTCGGAGACAAGCCCGGGCCAACTTGCTGAATGGATGGTCGGTGGATTGCCGCCACGGGGGGAAGCGACAACTTCAAAACCTTGGGGAGAAGCGGCTGCCGGAGCCGAATCCGTCCGAATTAGGGATGACCGGGGGGCTTTGGTTGTCGATGGGGCCACCCTTTCCGTGCGTCGGGGAGAGATCCTGGGTATCGGCGGGGTCGATGGCAACGGACAGGTTGAATTGGCCGAGTGTTTGGCCGGGGTCCGCAAACCGGAATCGGGAACTGTTTTGAGGCCACAACGGACTGCCTACATCCCGCAAGACCGGCAAAGCGACGGGCTCGCAATGGCCCTCAGCATCGAAGAAAACCTCCTCATTGGGGGAGTGCCCCAAGGCGTTTGCGCAGGGCCGTTCCTCCTGCCAGGCCGCGTCCGCGCCCATGCCGAGGGCCTTGTTTCAGAATTCCAGGTCAAGGCAGGCTCTCCCGCCGATCCCGTCTCCAGCTTAAGCGGAGGGAATCAACAAAAAGTGGTCGTGGCGCGAACCTTGGGGCGGCAACCCGATTTCGTCGTCGCCGTCAACCCGACGCGTGGGCTGGACATCAAGGCAACCAGCTATGTCCATTCGCGTCTCAAAGAAGCCGCCGCCCGGGGAGCCGCCGTCATCTTGTTTTCGACCGATCTGGAGGAGCTGGCCGAGGTTGCCGACAGCTGCCAATTCATGAGCCGCGGGATCCTGGGTGAGCAGTTCCTAGGTGAAGCCACGTGA
- a CDS encoding BMP family protein — translation MARPFAAFFAACVLLAGCSGGAPDTTEVSVKPDSLPGKKVEGKLKVALLTPASVNDSGWSAIAYHGLMAVKDKDSAEVNQEVTKDANIKDAMRNYAQNGYNLVIGHGFEYNAPALEVAKDFPDTVFVTSGGAGTANNVGAIRFYLEEGFYLAGMIAGKLSKTGKVGMIGGPDVPSIRSTFKAFAAGAKESNPAIVVIEKFTGKNDDVAAAQQATLQAIDEGADVLIHQTNSGVSGFVKACEERKVWCFGANEDQNKLSKQFIASAIVKVDEPFIDLAQRVKDGTYKGAVELVGMKQGGVDFIFNPVNASILPAGLKETITERQLQMVEGVFKAPKDEF, via the coding sequence ATGGCACGTCCCTTTGCCGCATTCTTTGCCGCCTGTGTGCTGTTGGCCGGATGCTCCGGTGGCGCACCCGATACCACCGAGGTCTCCGTCAAGCCGGATAGCCTCCCCGGGAAAAAGGTGGAAGGCAAACTCAAAGTCGCCCTGCTCACTCCCGCCAGCGTCAACGACAGCGGGTGGAGCGCCATCGCCTACCATGGGCTCATGGCCGTTAAAGACAAAGACTCGGCCGAAGTCAACCAAGAAGTCACCAAAGACGCCAATATTAAAGATGCCATGCGCAACTATGCGCAGAACGGCTACAACCTGGTCATCGGCCACGGGTTTGAATACAATGCCCCCGCCTTGGAAGTGGCAAAAGATTTCCCCGACACCGTTTTTGTCACCAGCGGGGGGGCCGGCACGGCCAACAACGTCGGCGCAATCCGATTCTATTTGGAAGAAGGGTTCTACCTCGCCGGCATGATCGCCGGGAAGTTGAGCAAAACCGGTAAGGTCGGCATGATTGGCGGCCCCGATGTCCCCAGCATCCGGTCTACGTTCAAAGCCTTTGCCGCCGGAGCCAAAGAATCCAACCCCGCAATCGTTGTCATCGAAAAGTTCACCGGCAAAAACGACGATGTCGCGGCGGCCCAGCAGGCCACGCTTCAAGCCATCGATGAAGGTGCTGACGTCCTGATCCACCAAACCAACAGCGGCGTCAGTGGATTCGTCAAAGCCTGCGAAGAACGCAAAGTTTGGTGCTTTGGCGCCAACGAAGACCAAAATAAACTCAGCAAGCAGTTCATCGCTTCCGCCATTGTCAAAGTCGATGAGCCGTTCATCGACTTGGCCCAAAGGGTCAAAGACGGGACGTACAAAGGTGCGGTGGAACTTGTCGGCATGAAGCAGGGTGGGGTGGATTTCATCTTCAATCCCGTCAACGCCTCGATCCTCCCGGCCGGCCTCAAGGAAACCATCACCGAACGACAACTGCAAATGGTCGAAGGTGTGTTCAAAGCACCAAAGGACGAGTTCTAA
- a CDS encoding metallophosphoesterase, whose product MGSKTEPKHRVSRRNILKGAASLIGGLGVYATQVEPNWLEATHTRIPIKNLPKPFHGYRIALASDTHYPEWNEPGYMGRAGEMIQSLKPDLVCVPGDLADECGRGRIDFRKIFDLWTAPDGQVCTLGNHDHWCGAEEVTRQIRDHTPFTIIDNDRIIVERGGEAICIAGVGDYTDGIVDAEKSLGNLDPEMPRILLSHNPDLAHDFPDGYRVDLQLSGHMHGGQINLFGHAMGTPSKYGQKFVRGLVQGRKNLVYVTRGLTRWSLHMRLGSRPEVSLIELVPQDA is encoded by the coding sequence CGGCGCAACATCCTGAAAGGAGCCGCCAGCTTGATTGGCGGGTTAGGCGTCTATGCAACCCAAGTCGAACCCAATTGGCTCGAGGCCACCCACACCCGAATCCCCATCAAGAACCTGCCAAAGCCGTTCCACGGTTACCGCATAGCCCTGGCCAGCGATACCCACTACCCCGAATGGAACGAGCCCGGATACATGGGCCGAGCTGGGGAAATGATCCAAAGCCTCAAACCCGATCTGGTGTGCGTCCCCGGCGATTTGGCCGACGAATGCGGCCGGGGCCGGATCGATTTCCGCAAGATCTTCGACTTGTGGACAGCCCCAGATGGACAGGTCTGCACCCTGGGGAACCACGACCACTGGTGTGGGGCCGAGGAGGTCACACGGCAAATCAGGGATCACACGCCGTTCACAATCATCGACAACGACCGGATCATCGTGGAACGGGGCGGCGAGGCAATCTGTATCGCCGGTGTAGGTGATTACACCGATGGGATTGTCGATGCCGAAAAATCCCTGGGCAACCTCGATCCTGAAATGCCCCGGATCCTGCTTAGTCACAACCCCGACCTTGCCCACGATTTCCCCGATGGCTACCGGGTTGACCTCCAGCTCAGCGGGCATATGCACGGCGGCCAAATCAACCTATTTGGCCACGCCATGGGCACACCCAGCAAATATGGCCAAAAGTTTGTGCGGGGGCTCGTCCAGGGCCGCAAGAACCTGGTCTATGTCACCCGGGGCCTCACGCGGTGGAGCCTGCACATGCGGCTCGGCTCAAGGCCCGAAGTCTCGCTGATCGAACTTGTGCCGCAAGATGCGTGA